In Sphaerospermopsis torques-reginae ITEP-024, the genomic window CTAAGGCGGTTTGCTGGGGAGGTTTACTCACCATAACGCCACTAGGTGGGTAACAAGCATCTTCGTTACGTTGACGAGAAGGTCCTGTATCTGTTTGGGTAATAATTTTAATGTTAGTGCTTGGGATTGGCGAGTTTCGTCCACAGGAGGCTATCCCCAATCCTGTCAGTCCTTGATCTAAAACCGTAATTAATTGTTCAGATGAGTGGATTTCACCATCAATTAAAGCATCAATAATTTGCTTGAGAAATTCAGCTATGGCTGGCTTGGCATTTTTGAGGAGTTGTTGCCAAAATACCCCTAATTGTGACAATGTTGGTGCTGTTTGGTGATCAAAACGCAATTCTAGTAACCGCACTAAACCCCCTTCCACTCTGATTAAATAGGGGTCTAATAAGCTAGAACCTACTCCTTCGGTCAAAAGTGGTTGCCACAAATGCGCTATCTGCCAAAGCCAATTTATTTGTCGCATTGATGAGGCATCACCCCAAGCTGCTGTTAGTTGGCTGCACAGATGTATTTGAGTATATGTACTATCAACTAACAAGGGCGGTTTTTCTAGAAGTAAGATTTCTGGTTGAGATTGTCCCTCGTTGACAGAGATGATCCCGTATACTTGTGGTATATGTAAGCGATAAGGAATTAGTTTTAGATAAGCTTTGATTTTTTCTAAATTATCTAATTCAGGTATTTGGGGTAGTAAACCAGGTTTGAGATCCAGAATAATTGATTGACCTATGACCAAATACCGATCGGCTAAAATTTCTCCAGGACTACCCAGGCTCAAACTATCTGCCGCTGCCCACAGGTAACGCTTGGGCAAGGGTGTGGAGCATCGCTGGCAAAACTTGTGAGCCAAGGGGTTGGCAGCTTGACAATATTCATTTGGGCAGTAAAGCGTTGCCGCGTCATTTTCCATATTTGTCGCACCGATCAGCGATTGCGAATTTATTCAACAGCATAAGCAGCGGTAATTTATCCGCTGATGTTTTTGTATTCAATCATCATAGGAGATTGGGACTGGGGATTGGGTATTGGGTATTGGGGATTATTAACTGGGAACTTTCAACTTTTTCCCTGCACCCTACACCCTGCACCCTGCTCCCTTGCCTTTTCTCCCCTTCCTCCAGGATAGCTACCTCTATGGGGGTTAGTTTTGCCTATACACAAAGCCAGTTTTACTCCTGACTCCTGTAAGGGCGAAGCATTCGGGCAACCAATTATCAATTTGATCACAGGTTATTTTCCTGTAAGGGCGAAGCATTCGGGCAACCAATTATCAATTTTGATCACAGGTTATTTTCCGAATGCTTCGCCCCTACTTCGCCCCTACTTCGCCCCTACGACTCCTGACTCCTGTTTTATAAATCTTGTAACTCATCAACAATAATTCTCAATCTTATTGATTGGCGTTAGCTGCAACCTGGGGTAGTCCCATGCTGTAGTTAGTAACGCGACTAGAGAGATTGTAGCTAATTTCACCTTTTTGTAGGAGCGATCGCAGAAAATGCTCTAGGTCTGACCCAATCCGACGTAAGTTATAATCTGTTAGGTCTACACCACTGGAAGCTTCTACTAGTTCATCGAACTTGCGATAAACTTTTTGTAGTGTGTCTTCATTCCAGTTAAATTCGTTGTCTGGGTCAACATCTAAGGTCAAGACGTGATTGCTAGGAACTAATTCATCTTTGTCTATTTCCGCAGCAAAAATGCGAATATGACGGGTTGTGGACTTGAGCAGCATCGGGTTATCCATAAAAAGGTGTAAGATTTCGGTTAGTTACACTGCAACTATTTTAACTGCTCTCCCTAAGCTTAATTGTTTCAATTTACAAGCTTTGAGCTTAAAACATCCTTTTCAGTACAAATAGTAATATTTAAAATCAGTAAGACTTTGGCAAAATTCTGGGCTAAGATAATTTAGTTCGGTGTATATGTGATGATCTACAACCGAATTTCTACAGTTTACAAACTTACTATCTTACCCATTAAATTTTTACAGATAAAAAAGAACACATTGTTGATTTAACCTAAATTGCCTAAAATCTTAAATGGCTGATAACAAAGGGAAAATAATCTCTAATTTCTTTCAGTAACCTCACTATGATTAGCGTAAAAAGTTAAACAGTTATTGACGTTTGCATAAAGTTGATGTAAAAACTTTTAAAAAGGTTGGACAAGTTCTTACAGAAACTTTATTGTATAGAATCTGAAAAACTGAATAATAGTGTATGACTTAGATATGCCAAAACTACCACGGGAATATCAAAACCTAGACAGTAAAAAACCACTTGGAATCACAATAGGGGGGAGTGAGAAATTGAACGCAAATTTGATGGATGAGAAAAAACTCTTACATTCAATCAGTTCTTTGTATTTAAAGAAAATATAAAGAATTTTTTTTCTGGATATTTTAGCTCCTCACCTGTATAAACACCCAGTAAAGGAATCCTCAAAACTATGAACTCTAAAGCATTACCACGTCAAATCAATAATCTCGAAGTAGGTGTTTATGAGTGCGAAATACATCTCAAGTTCCGTTTGATTGAGGAAAAGAGTCTGTTGGGCGATCGTGAACAACTTTTGCAGGTGCTACTAGACGCACTCACTGAGGGATCTGATGACTTTTTGGAAACACTACAAGCGTCTGTAAAGGCGCAGGAGGTTTCTGAGTTCAAAGCCTCACCTCAAATGAGACGACAACTGATGCGCTTAAGAAACTTTGTTGATAACAGCCAATAGACAATAGAGAGAGATAATGTAACTCTACAACACCAGCAAGAAGATTATCTATAAGTTCAATTCAGCATCTACATTAACCCTTGCCGGTTGCACTACCTCAAAACCTGGATGTCTTTTAATTCGGTCACCCCTTGCTTAAATTTTTGGTTAGGTGGTTTTAAATTTATACTCAGGGAAATTTCACAAAAACTTAGGGTTTCATTTCTATCACAAGAACCCATTTAGTAGAGTTTGATAGCAAACTCAACCAGGTGCATTTTACCAGTCTTACCAATCATTTTGATTCAATTTGCATAAGAAAGCTGTTGCTGTCACTGCTCTTGATCATGGTGAGTGACATGATGTTGTCGTTTTGCTGCTACTGAGCTAGTCCATGTTCTAGAGCAAAACGCACCAGTTCTGTACGGCTATTCGTGCCTGTTTTACTAAATAAACGGCTGACGTATTTTTCGACGTTGCGGACGCTGGTTTCTAAGCGTCGAGCAATTTCTTTGTTCATCAACCCTTGTGCTACTAGGTTTAATACACTTTGCTCTCTGGGGGTTAAATCAATTTTAAAGGGGGGTGGAGTCTGGGAAATGGCAGTTCTGGGACTTAACAAATCTTTGATTTTGGAAATTTCATGGGCTAATTTGGCAATGTCCATGTTTTCACTATCTTCTCCTATCGCTGGGGCTTGAGCAGTGCGACGGGTGAGTAAATTTTCTACAATGGCTATTAATTCATCAGGATCAAATGGTTTGGGTAGATAAGCGTCAACACCCGCTTGATATCCTTGAATGCGATCGCCTGTCATGCCTTTGGCAGTTAAAAATACTACAGGTAATGCCTGAAACCGCGGGTCATCTCGCAGTTGCTTGAGAAACTGATAGCCATCCACCTGGGGCATCATAATATCAGAAATCACCAAATCAGGTGTATTTTGTTGCATCAATTCCCAACCTTCACGGGCGTTACTGGCAACTTGAACACTAAAGCCGCTTTCTTGTAAGTATTCTTTCACGGCTTCCCTTAACCCTAGTTCATCATCTACCAGTAACAGTTGTGCTGACATTGAAAATTCCCTTAGTTTTACTGTTGTTTACCTTTCTCTAATTTAGCGAAAGTTGGTTAGGATTGGGTACTGGGAATGGGAGAGTTTTACAATTCCTGTTGAATCTGGTATTAATTTATGCTGTGTAGCTAACCAGAAGTACCTTTAAAATAAACAAATTTCTGATTTTGATGCTGCAACTTATCATTGATATCATCAAAGGCTGAATTAATTTATGTAACCATTGGGTTTGAGGACGACAATCTGCATCGGTAAAAGCGATAATTTCACCAGTAGCTGCTTTAATTCCTGTGTTGCGGGCGGCGTAGGAACTTTGCAAATATTTATACTATACATAATAGCAGATCCCTGACTTCTTGGAGAAATCAGGGATCTTTTTTTTAGTGGATATCAATCCAAAATCCAAAATCCAAAATCTAAAATTGGATGACTCCTGACTCCTGAAAACTAAAATTTCAAATCTTCAGCGCGAATACTCAAAGGTTGAGTATTTTGAGAAGTTTGAGCAGGTATGGAAGGTTGAGCATATTTTGTATTGGAGAGAGCTAGAATAGCACGAGCATATTGTGGATCATTTAAAGTTCCAATTAACTTGGGATTAGCAGCTAACTGACGCTCTTGTGCTTCCGTTAAATCTAGCTGAATATCTGGTGTAATTCCTGTCTTGTTAATATCCGTACCTTTGGGGGTGTAGTAGTGGGCAATGGTGACAGCTAACCCAGAACCGTCACGCAGTTCATGGACTGATTGTACCAAGGCTTTACCAAAGGTTTGACTACCTACAACTACCGCCCGGTTATTATCCTTGAGTGCACCGGTGAGAATTTCACTAGCACTAGCGGAATTACCATCTACAAGTACAGCTAAGGGTCGATTTGTCAAGGCTGTGCGATTGGCTTTGGTTTCTTCACTACCTCCCACACGATCTACTGTCTTGACAATGCCACCATTATCTAGCCACATCCGCGCTATTTCAATACTTGCTTGTAATAAACCGCCTGGGTTGCCTCGTAAGTCTAAGACAAAGGAATCAGCATTTTGACGATTCAAGTCACGAATCGCTTTTCGCATCTGATCCGCAGCGTGGCCGCTAAACTCCCTTAACCGAATATAGCCAATGCGACGGCCACCATCTTGTTTGAGGGTATAATTTACTATGGGAACTTCGATAGTTGCCCTTGTCAGCTTGACATCAAACTGATTTTTTCCTGGTCTTGACAGTCGTAAGGTGATGGCAGTACCCGCTTGACCACGAATCAAATTAGATGCTTCTTCCACTTTCATCTTGAGAGTGGGTTTACCGTTAATTGCTAAAATTTCATCCCCTGTTTTAATACCTGCTTTCTGGGCTGGAGAATTTTCTATAGGTTCAACCACTGTCAATCGCTGGGTTTTTTCGTTGATTTCCATGCGAATGCCAATTCCTGTAACCTCTCCAGATGTTTGACGGGTGAGGGCTTCAAATTGCTTGGGATCCATAAACCGCGTGTAAGGATCACCCAATCTTTGCAATGCCTGGCGGATGGCTACATAAGCTTGTTCATTGGAAGTATATTCTTTACTTAACAGGCTTTGCCTAATTGCTTGCCAATCTTGTTGATTAAATTTGCCATCAACATATTCCCTATTTACAAGTTGCCATACTTGGTCAACTAACGCTTTTGGACTATCTTGTAAAGCGGCTTGAACACACTTTGTCCAAGCTTGACCAAATAAAGATATAGTAGCAGTTGTAGCGATCGCTCCACCAATCAAGGCTGCTTGGAGCGGTGAGTGACGTTTCGCAGATTGATTCATGTATACAGATGGAATAAATAATTGTATTGTTGACAGTTTAGCAATCAGGCTTTCCTGAAATTTTTAAGTTTTTATACTCTACTTATGAGCTATGCTTAATCTAAGATTAATCCATCATTTGTTCCTTTGTAAATGATGTGGAAATTACGGTCTTTTTATTAATAAATATCGCTGGGATGGAAGTGGTTTTACTGTTAAAGCAGCCACAGCATTTGTGTGAATTTCATCACTCCTTTCTTTTTTCAACTAAGATCCTTTTCCTACGATAGCACTTTGTTGACTTGATGACTGGATTTTTCAATATTAAACAATAAAGCTTTAATTTTCTATGTTATGAAGCACAAACCTACCATCAAATCATTAGTTTCTTGGCTGATGAGATTCAGAAAACTGTGGCGATTGTTACAAAAGATTACATTTGGTTTGGGTTTAATCCTGGTGGTTTGGTTAATTTCTACTACTATAACCTTAGTTTCTGCTTCTTTACAGCCTGTAGATGCCTTGTTTGTGCTTGGTGGTAGTATTATCCGGGAAATTTATGTTGCTCAACTAGGGAAACAATTTCCGCAAACTCCTATTCTCATTTCTCAAGGTTCTCCAGAACCATGTATTTCGCCCCTACGACTCCTGACTTTTGCTATATTTGCAAAACTTTACTAGCAACTGGCGTTAGTCATGATATTGTTACTCCCATCGGTTCTGATGAGGAGCAGTCATTGGACGCAAGGGGGAAAGTTCGGTGCAAGTCCGGCGCTGTCCCGCAACTGTGAACCATTATTAGGTTAAGTCAGGATACCCGCCGATGAGAATACTTTTACATCAATCTGCGAGGTACAGATTATGTCTATAAAAAAACGGGGTTGGATGAGTCTAACCCTGATGGCAGTTATTAGTTTTTATTTAGTAGTTGGTTTCCCTAAACCTGCCTATGCAATGCACATTATGGAAGGTTTTTTACCAGTGCAATGGGCGGTTTTTTGGTGGGTGGTAGCATTACCATTTTTTATTTTCGGTTTGCGAAATTTGACTCGCATTACTCAAGCTAACCCAGAATTAAAATTATTGTTAGGGTTAGCTGGTGCTTTTACTTTTGTGTTGTCAGCGTTAAAAATTCCTTCTGTGACAGGTAGTTGTTCTCACCCCACAGGTACAGGGTTAGGTGCGGTGCTGTTTGGACCTTTGACGATGACAGTTTTGGGTAGCTTGGTACTATTATTTCAAACTTTGTTATTGGCACATGGTGGTTTAACAACTCTGGGAGCAAATGCTTTTTCAATGGCGATCGCTGGACCGTTTGCCGCTTACTGGATCTATCATCTCATTATTCGGTTTGGTGGTAAACAAAGAATTGCCATATTTTTATCAGCAGCGATCGCAAATTTACTCACCTACATTATCACTTCTATTCAATTGGCTTTAGCTTTTCCTGCACCCGTTGGTGGGTTTATCGCTTCATTTACCAAGTTCGCTGGTATCTTTGCTATTACTCAAATTCCTTTAGCTATTAGTGAAGGACTACTCACCGTGTTGGTATGGAATTGGTTACAATCCTATAATCCTCAAGAATTAGAATTGCTAAAATTAATCAAACTGGGAACTCAAAGTAATGAATCAGTTTAAACAAGGGTTTAATAATTGGTTATTAGTCTTAGCTGTTTTTGCTTTAGCATTTGCTCCCCTAATTTTAGTCAAAAATGCTGAATTTGGTGGTGCAGATGACCAAGCAAAAACCGCCATTAGTGAAATTCAACCCGAATATCAACCCTGGGTTCAATCAATATTTGAACCTCCTAGTGGGGAAGTAGCCAGTTTATTATTTTCTGCTCAAGCTGCCATAGGTGCGGGAGTAATTGGTTATGTTATTGGTTTGTACAAGGGACGTTCTCAACAACAAAAACATGAAGAATAAGTCTACAAAATGAGCCTAAAATTAGATACTTTAGCTTACACCAATCAACTGCGACAAATTCCCCCAGCACATAAAATTATCTTTGCCTTTACTACGCTGTTACTTGCACTTTTAACCCATCCATTTGTACAAATTTTACTATCATTATGGATGGGTATTTGGACTGTAGTTTATGCTAAAATTCCTCTGAAAATCTATTTGCGGTTGTTAATTTTTGCTAGTTTTTTCTGGTTGACAAGTTTACCAGCATTAACAATTAATATGGTCAACCTCGCTAACTTTTCACAAATTCAAAGAGATTTATTATATGGGTTAAAGTTTGGTTCTGAATATATTTACATTAGTCACAGTGGCAGTATACAAGCTTTTGCAATTTTTTGTCGTGCCTTTGCTGCCATTTCTTGTTTATATTTCCTCATGTTAACTGTGCCATTTACAGAAATATTACAAACACTACGATACTTAAAAATTCCAGCAATTTTAACCGATTTATTATTATTAATGTATAGGTTTATTTTCCTACTTCTAAACACAGCCAATGAATTATGGATAGCACAAAATTCTCGTTGTGGCTACCGCAACTGGAAAATAGGCATGAGAAGTTTAGCAATATTAATAGGACAATTGTTACAGCGTACTTTACAACAATATCATCGTTTTTCTTTGGGATTAGCAGCAAGGGGAATGACAGAAGAATTTAGAGTCTGGCATCCCCAACGCTATCAATTATCCAAACGATATATTATTGAAGCAATTAGTGGCTGTGTAGTCTTAATAGGATTAGAATTAGGGGGAAATGCAGGAATATTTACTCGAATTTGAACAGGTATATTATACCTATCCAGGTACACAACAATCAGTTTTAAATGGGTTAAATATCAAAATTCCTTCTGGTAAAAAGTGTGCCTTAATTGGTCAAAATGGTTGTGGTAAAACAACACTATTTTTATTATCTAATGGTTTATATAAACCTGATCGGGGAATTATCAAATGGTTGAATGAACCGTTAAGCTATCATAGAAACTATCTGACAAAATTACGGCAAAAAATTGGTTTAGTATTTCAAGATCCAGAACAGCAATTAGTCGCATCTACTGTTGAGGAAGATATATCCTATGGGTTGTGTAATTTGGGTTTATCCCCAGCGGAAATTCAAATCAGAGTCGAGAAAATATTAGTTGAATTTGGGCTAAATAGTTTAGCAGAAAAACCTGTACATCATCTCAGTTTAGGACAGAAAAAACGAGTTTCTATAGCTGATGTCATGGTATTAGAACCACAACTTTTAATACTAGATGAACCCACAGCATATTTAGATATAAAACACACTCGTAATCTGATGAATACACTGAAAAAAATTCATAGTAATAATGGCACAACTTTATTAATAGCTACCCATGATTTAGATTTAGTTTATCGTTGGGCAGATTGGGTTTTTGTCATGGATAAAGGAAGATTGATATTAGAAGGAACACCAGAGGATGTGTTTAATCACTATCATCTTTTAGAGGAGTTAGAATTAGGTTTACCATTGATATATGAAATGTTATTTTCTGGGTTATCTGTTGATGAAAAAGCCGTTTTAGAAAGGGTGCGACAACGGATATTTAAGGATGTTTAATCAGGAAGTATAGCAGGTGACAATGCGAAAAGCCTTTCAGTGGGGAGCATCCCAAATGTGTAAGTTTATTTTTTGTGCGAGGTAAAGACGTAAAATTTACCATCAATATTATACAGTCCAGTATTGTGGAAAGCAATTTCTTGAAAAGCTAATTTTTCGTGCATCACTGAATCTGTAAAATTAATCCCACCATGACAGTGAAAACATTCTAACTTTTCGCTATGAAATAATTTTTCACCCCGTTTCGCTGCTGGTGAAATTGCATTAGCATCACCACCAAAGCGATATTTATCATAGGGAGAATTGACAGAAATCAAAGTGCGTTCAAAAGCGGCCAACGCTTTAGTCAAATTACTGAGGTTAATAACATCTTGCTCATTACTAAAAGCATCTGTAAACATCTGCCGATATTTCGCATCATTTTGCAACATTGCTAATATTTGTGTTTCGATTGTACCGTTAGCACAACCACCGGATTTATTTTCAAAGTCTAAGAGGGCGACATTTTGGTATTGCCATTTTCCATCCTGTGTTAAATTCACAGGTACAGCCTTACCTTTGTTATCAATTAAGGCAACATCGGATACATAAAAACGGAAATCGGCAGCAGTAACTTTTGTGGCTGGTTTACCTAAAGTATAGGTTTTACCACATTCAAATGGTTGTTGACCGACTCTGGCTTGAAAATTAATGGTTACTTCTTGGGTGTTAGTTGTTTGAGCAATAGTTTTGTTAACGCCCCAGAAATTACCCACCAGAATAATTCCTGCTGTTATGGTAGATGTCAATAATAGTTGCTGTTTCATATTCAGTTTTATCTTAGCAATAGTTTTCCCAATGATGATTTGTATGATTATTGCTTGTCATCAAGGGTCATTTTGAGTTAAATAATTCCCATAGTCAAAAGACAGGTCGTCAAACTAGATGTTTGTTTTTTTTGGCTTCAGATAAGGTGCTAAATAATTAAAAGTAAAAGAAGTCTGAGTTGTAATAACAGAGACTTCTTAGAAAATTATTCAGTTTATAACTCACCGCCAACTTCTTTATCCCAAGTTATTAAAGAAAGTTGCCCAAAGAGTTCCTGTTACTCCTACTGCGATTAAAACATTGGTAAAAAATCTGCCTCTTGTGGGGTGGGCATCCTGCCTCACAGGGGTAGGTTTTTAATATTATCTGTTAAGGCAGAACCTGGAAGACAAGGAGGGAACGTAGACAAGGAAGATTTTATACAAAAAATGGTCTGTTGAGCGTTGCTTGTTGTTACCAATTGTACATTATTTGTACGGATTTCCTCCCTTGTCCACTGTCCTTCCTTGTCCTCCAAGTCTTGCCCTCACGACAATGTAAAATACCTACCCTTGTGAGGGGTTAGGGGTGGGGTCTAATTAGGGCTGATAGCTGACGGCTAAATGCTCACAATACCCCAACGACAATTTTCAACGCCAACATACTTATATCTTGACAGTTAATTTCTTGGGATAGATGACAGATTACAAAAAAGGTAAAAGAAATAAAATGACGATTTGTCAAATATTTCAAAGGTTAAAACTTTTGGAAGTAATACCAGATCAACACAAAATTACTGTATATCCTAAATACATATTTAGCGTTTTTGCGTAACTCGTTTCAAGAGTATGGAAATTTTATCTAACACTGTAGCATTATCGCGGATGCAATTTGCATTTACAGCGATTTTCCACATGATTTGGCCTGTGCTAACTACAGGTATGTCTATCTACTTAATTGTCGTGGAAGGACTATGGTTAAAAACCAAAAATCCTACTTATTATTATCATGCTCGTTTTTGGTCAAAACTGTATTTACTCAACTTTGGTATCGGAGTTGCATCAGGTTTACCAATGGGTTTTCAGTTTGGGACTAACTGGGCCCCACTATCAGAAGCGGTGGGAGATTTCTTAGGTAGTATTTTGGGATTTGAAGGCTCAATGGCATTTATGTTAGAAGCTTCTTTTTTAGGAATTATGATGTTTGGTTGGGATCGAGTTCCTCCAGTAATTCACTATTTAGCAACTATTCTCGTGGCGTTTGGGGCGAATCTTTCCACGTTTTGGATTTTAGTTGCTAATTCATGGTTTCAGACTCCTAGTGGTGGAGAAATGGTGAATGGGAAGTTTATTGTTGATGACTATTTCCAAGCAATTTTAAATCCCTTCATGGTGAATAGTGTTCTCCATATGTTTTTGGCAACTTTGGAGACTTCTCTATTTGTTATTGGGGGGATTAGTGCTTGGTATATTCTCAATAATCGCCAGCAAGAATTTTTTAGCAAATCTTTGAAAATAGTTTTAGCGATCGCAATTTTTGTCGCTCCTTTACAAGTGTTCATTGGTCATGCTAGTGGCGATCAAGTTTATCATTATCAACCCACCAAACTAGCAGCAATGGAAGCACAGTGGGAAACAATTCCCGCTGGAGAATCTGCGAATTGGAGTTTATTGGCATCTCCTAATGGCAAAGCGGAAAAAAATGATTGGGAAATTTCTATTCCCAATGGGTTAAGTTACATTTTAGAACTCAAACCTAAACTTTCTGAACCAGTTTTGGGACTCAAAGAATGGAAACCAGAAAACCGTCCACCAATGATTCCCCTCATTTATTATTCTTTCCGCTTAATGGTAGGAATCGGCTTTTTCTTAGTCGGATTAATGCTGTGGAGTATTATTCAATGGCTAAGAGGTCAACTAAGTAATCAAAATATAACTCAGCAAAAATGGTTGTTACGAGCTTGGATTTTGTCTGCACCTTTGGGCTATTTGGCAATTGAATCAGGCTGGATTGTTCGCTGTGTGGGAAGACAACCTTGGACGGTATATGGGCAAATTCGTACTACTGATGCAGCTTCTCATTTAGAACCAGGTGAAGTGTTATTTTCACTCACAGTTATTACTCTTCTTTACAGTGTGTTGTTCGTCTCAGCTATGTTTTTTGGTAGCCGCATTATTCGCAAAGGACCAGATTTGAATTTACCCATACCAGGAGGTGAGATCAAAACAGTAATTGCTACTGAATCTGTGAGTCATATTCCCGATAGTCGTCCTTTGGAAACACCGCAATAGGAACAATTACATGGAAGCTTTACTGCACTTTTTACCACAAGTTTGGTTTGTAATTCTGGGATTATTTCTGTTTCTTTACGTGCTTTTAGATGGTTTTGATTTAGGCGTTGGTATCCTCTCTTTGACTTCTTCTGATGAAAAACGCCGTAGTTTATTAATGACCAGTTTGGGTAATGTGTGGGATGCTAACGAAACCTGGTTAGTTTTGATGGCAGGTGCATTATTTGGAGCTTTTCCTTTAGCTTATGGAACAATTTTAAATGCCCTGTATTTGCCTTTAATGGTGATGGTTGTAGGGTTAATTTTACGGGCTGTTGCTTTTGAATTTCGGGAACATTCTGATAATAAAAGTTTCTGGAATTTTGCCTTTGGTATTGGCAGTTTTATTGCTGCTTTATTTCAAGGATTTGCTTTGGGTGGTGTATTAGCAGGAATCAAAGTTGATGCAGCCGGACATTTTACTGGGGGTATATGGGATTGGTTAAGTTGGCAATCATTACTAACAGCATTGACACTTGTACAAGGTTATGTATTGATTGGTTCAACTTACCTAATTCTCAAAACCGAGGGAGCATTACAAGAAACTCATTTTCGCACAGCTAAATTAGCTGCTTGGACAACTTTAATTGGAGCAGTTTTAATTACAATTACAACCCCAATTGTTTATGAAAATGCGAGAGCCAGATTATTTCATCAACCAGAAGTATACATTTTTGCCATGATTCCTGTTTTGGGTGTGTTGTTAATTTGGTTATTGCAACAAAGCTTAAATAGTAAACAAGAAGTGGCTGCATTTGTCTATACAGTGTTAATTTTTTTGTTGACTTTTATCGGGTTAGGATTTATTGCTTTTCCCTATATTATCCCACCCACAATTACTATTTATCAAGCAGCTTCTTCCCCCAGTGCAATGGTGTTTATGATCACTTTCATTGGGTTTTTAATTCCTGTCATGTTGTTTTATAATATCTATAACTACTTTGTGTTTAGAGGCAAGGTAGTTACTAGCGAAGAACCGGAATAAATTGCAATAATTGATAAGCTGTTGTGCATTCAATTTGTATTAAGTTTTGCGGGCATCTTGCCCGCACCACAAGAGTTAACTATGTTATGATTATAAAATTTAGCTGTGTAACAGCTTATCAATTTAAATATCAGTCGATATTTTATATGGAAACTACATAGGGTTTTCTGAATAAAGCGCAACCCTTTATAAATCAAAGGTTTGAGGTTGATAAAGAGGAAAAAAGTGCAAGACTTTTGAAGGGTATACCTGAAAAACCGTGCATTTTGAAACCAAGAAATCCCAAAATGGGGGGATGACAGATAGCTAAAACTGTTCCCTGTTCCCTGCCTCCACG contains:
- a CDS encoding energy-coupling factor ABC transporter substrate-binding protein translates to MNQFKQGFNNWLLVLAVFALAFAPLILVKNAEFGGADDQAKTAISEIQPEYQPWVQSIFEPPSGEVASLLFSAQAAIGAGVIGYVIGLYKGRSQQQKHEE
- a CDS encoding Npun_R1517 family heterocyst differentiation transcriptional regulator translates to MNSKALPRQINNLEVGVYECEIHLKFRLIEEKSLLGDREQLLQVLLDALTEGSDDFLETLQASVKAQEVSEFKASPQMRRQLMRLRNFVDNSQ
- a CDS encoding NAD(P)H-quinone oxidoreductase subunit M; this translates as MDNPMLLKSTTRHIRIFAAEIDKDELVPSNHVLTLDVDPDNEFNWNEDTLQKVYRKFDELVEASSGVDLTDYNLRRIGSDLEHFLRSLLQKGEISYNLSSRVTNYSMGLPQVAANANQ
- the cbiQ gene encoding cobalt ECF transporter T component CbiQ translates to MSLKLDTLAYTNQLRQIPPAHKIIFAFTTLLLALLTHPFVQILLSLWMGIWTVVYAKIPLKIYLRLLIFASFFWLTSLPALTINMVNLANFSQIQRDLLYGLKFGSEYIYISHSGSIQAFAIFCRAFAAISCLYFLMLTVPFTEILQTLRYLKIPAILTDLLLLMYRFIFLLLNTANELWIAQNSRCGYRNWKIGMRSLAILIGQLLQRTLQQYHRFSLGLAARGMTEEFRVWHPQRYQLSKRYIIEAISGCVVLIGLELGGNAGIFTRI
- the ctpB gene encoding carboxyl-terminal processing protease CtpB codes for the protein MNQSAKRHSPLQAALIGGAIATTATISLFGQAWTKCVQAALQDSPKALVDQVWQLVNREYVDGKFNQQDWQAIRQSLLSKEYTSNEQAYVAIRQALQRLGDPYTRFMDPKQFEALTRQTSGEVTGIGIRMEINEKTQRLTVVEPIENSPAQKAGIKTGDEILAINGKPTLKMKVEEASNLIRGQAGTAITLRLSRPGKNQFDVKLTRATIEVPIVNYTLKQDGGRRIGYIRLREFSGHAADQMRKAIRDLNRQNADSFVLDLRGNPGGLLQASIEIARMWLDNGGIVKTVDRVGGSEETKANRTALTNRPLAVLVDGNSASASEILTGALKDNNRAVVVGSQTFGKALVQSVHELRDGSGLAVTIAHYYTPKGTDINKTGITPDIQLDLTEAQERQLAANPKLIGTLNDPQYARAILALSNTKYAQPSIPAQTSQNTQPLSIRAEDLKF
- a CDS encoding energy-coupling factor ABC transporter permease; its protein translation is MSIKKRGWMSLTLMAVISFYLVVGFPKPAYAMHIMEGFLPVQWAVFWWVVALPFFIFGLRNLTRITQANPELKLLLGLAGAFTFVLSALKIPSVTGSCSHPTGTGLGAVLFGPLTMTVLGSLVLLFQTLLLAHGGLTTLGANAFSMAIAGPFAAYWIYHLIIRFGGKQRIAIFLSAAIANLLTYIITSIQLALAFPAPVGGFIASFTKFAGIFAITQIPLAISEGLLTVLVWNWLQSYNPQELELLKLIKLGTQSNESV
- a CDS encoding energy-coupling factor ABC transporter ATP-binding protein; this encodes MQEYLLEFEQVYYTYPGTQQSVLNGLNIKIPSGKKCALIGQNGCGKTTLFLLSNGLYKPDRGIIKWLNEPLSYHRNYLTKLRQKIGLVFQDPEQQLVASTVEEDISYGLCNLGLSPAEIQIRVEKILVEFGLNSLAEKPVHHLSLGQKKRVSIADVMVLEPQLLILDEPTAYLDIKHTRNLMNTLKKIHSNNGTTLLIATHDLDLVYRWADWVFVMDKGRLILEGTPEDVFNHYHLLEELELGLPLIYEMLFSGLSVDEKAVLERVRQRIFKDV
- a CDS encoding response regulator transcription factor, which encodes MSAQLLLVDDELGLREAVKEYLQESGFSVQVASNAREGWELMQQNTPDLVISDIMMPQVDGYQFLKQLRDDPRFQALPVVFLTAKGMTGDRIQGYQAGVDAYLPKPFDPDELIAIVENLLTRRTAQAPAIGEDSENMDIAKLAHEISKIKDLLSPRTAISQTPPPFKIDLTPREQSVLNLVAQGLMNKEIARRLETSVRNVEKYVSRLFSKTGTNSRTELVRFALEHGLAQ